One Paramisgurnus dabryanus chromosome 9, PD_genome_1.1, whole genome shotgun sequence DNA segment encodes these proteins:
- the tshz3a gene encoding teashirt homolog 3, with translation MPRRKQQAPQRAAAYDSENVKETTLQIDGIRSDCSATKKPKGTNDLEEELKNSVAEQDSSTTAELSGHDVDSESHISESSEPTSDADSTSIKNEEATGEFLKDCSEDSVCSSDSLEQMKAIYKSFLNNPYWSFLKLNSSQLYSEEQPANTSDSSSNNSSPGRDWHQSAIAKTLQQVSQKQPVSLEPSLFSTVQLYRQSTKLYGSIFTGASKFHCKSCSAAYDTLLELTVHMNETDHYRDDNHERASKGGKSWSKPRKRSLLEMEGKEDAQRVLRCMYCGHSFESLQDLSVHMIKTKHYQKVPLREPRTAMAAKVVSSFKKRVPVELDSAKSLHTTDQQSTNGGQASDIFQMYSEHSLTNEDDSKDQKSSSHYVQSKSQNIRCLECGISHDSLQQLSAHMMLTGHFVRATKSTTKTDKPLPKQTTLPPHTKSKCEKAKSGKQHSSLLSATGILESSSTSPASKISKNKTQEIKSQKDSECQESANVKDSKTRFGISSQCDYLTEEDLKESPKMEFDILKSLEDTVTTAINKAQRGAPSWGGYQSIHAAYQLQNHLKPAMINSGCLSSLQLSASGQEVQSLNKSPPSALSNTLNVNKVDEDNVIEKVAEVEEQYQFINGQGSPHHQLFTTHALNMKEKIQASSSPNLDQIVASMIRVTEDNTDVKDIQQHIQDFRNPPTSVPDHYDDSALLSVHSEPKQPTVSPLSALQSVMNLHLGKAAKPVRPVQDPMSMLLRMSNSMAERAALAGPSGHSTKLSQLHSDCHEICRDQPIDLSKGKSEQCLKAASLPGKALSSFVSGASVSEPAGSNVITPVSPLSENALSDISDMLRNLSGTHVLKPPKLLCRTEQSEIEGAHISDETEDMTMVQKRKGRQSHWKPQHLLILQAQFTLCLRKTADGKYVISDLSSQERMVISHITGLSLTTISHWLANVKYQLRRTGRTKFIKNIDSGHPVFYCSECTTQFQARSTYICHLESHLGFKMKDLAKLTSKDLSRKITKNSRSPPVKSAHPAISPARGNQEQPQPVPIPLF, from the exons ATGCCGAGGAGAAAACAGCAGGCGCCCCAGCGCGCGGCAG CGTATGATTCAGAGAATGTTAAAGAGACCACCCTACAGATTGATGGCATCAGAAGTGATTGCTCAGCAACCAAGAAACCAAAGGGGACAAATGACTTGGAAGAAGAATTAAAAAACTCAGTGGCTGAACAAGATTCGTCTACTACTGCTGAGCTTTCAGGACATGATGTTGACAGTGAATCTCACATAAGTGAGTCTAGCGAACCCACATCGGATGCTGACAGCACCTCAATTAAAAATGAGGAGGCCACAGGAGAGTTTCTAAAAGACTGTTCTGAAGACTCTGTATGTAGTTCAGACAGCCTAGAACAGATGAAGGCTATTTACAAAAGCTTCCTCAATAATCCTTACTGGTCCTTTTTGAAATTAAACTCCTCTCAGCTTTATTCAGAGGAACAGCCTGCTAATACCAGCGATAGTAGCAGCAACAATAGCAGTCCTGGGCGCGACTGGCATCAGTCTGCTATCGCAAAGACACTCCAACAGGTGTCTCAGAAACAACCCGTTTCACTTGAACCAAGTCTTTTCTCTACTGTCCAGCTCTACCGCCAAAGCACCAAACTCTATGGGTCCATATTTACTGGTGCTAGCAAATTCCACTGTAAAAGCTGTAGTGCTGCATATGACACTTTGCTTGAACTGACTGTTCACATGAACGAAACGGACCACTACCGTGATGACAACCATGAACGTGCCAGTAAAGGCGGCAAATCATGGTCCAAGCCACGTAAACGATCCCTTTTAGAGATGGAGGGCAAGGAAGATGCCCAGAGAGTTTTACGCTGTATGTATTGTGGGCACTCTTTTGAATCATTGCAAGATCTTAGCGTGCATATGATAAAGACTAAGCATTATCAGAAAGTCCCTTTGAGAGAGCCAAGAACAGCAATGGCTGCTAAAGTTGTCTCTTCATTTAAAAAGAGGGTCCCAGTGGAGTTGGATAGTGCAAAGTCTTTGCACACCACAGACCAACAAAGTACCAATGGAGGGCAGGCCAGTGATATTTTTCAGATGTATTCAGAACACTCTTTAACAAATGAAGATGACTCGAAAGATCAGAAGAGCTCTAGCCATTATGTGCAGTCCAAATCGCAGAACATCAGATGTTTGGAGTGTGGAATTTCGCATGACTCTTTGCAGCAGCTGAGCGCTCATATGATGCTGACCGGTCACTTTGTAAGAGCCACCAAGTCAACAACAAAGACAGACAAGCCCCTTCCAAAACAAACAACCTTGCCTCCTCACACCAAAAGTAAGTGTGAGAAGGCAAAGTCAGGTAAACAACATTCTTCTCTTCTGTCAGCCACAGGAATCCTAGAGTCATCTTCCACATCCCCAGCAAGCAAGATCAGCAAGAATAAGACACAGGAAATAAAATCTCAAAAAGACAGTGAATGCCAGGAATCTGCAAATGTTAAAGATTCTAAGACAAGATTTGGCATATCTTCACAATGTGATTACCTCACCGAGGAGGACCTTAAGGAGAGTCCCAAAATGGAGTTTGATATTCTCAAATCACTTGAGGACACGGTAACAACAGCTATTAACAAAGCGCAGAGGGGTGCCCCGAGTTGGGGGGGTTATCAAAGCATTCACGCAGCTTATCAGTTACAAAACCACCTAAAACCTGCTATGATTAACTCAGGCTGTCTGTCCTCTTTACAACTATCAGCCAGTGGACAAGAAGTCCAGTCCTTAAACAAAAGTCCACCAAGTGCTCTTTCAAACACACTTAATGTCAATAAAGTGGATGAGGATAACGTTATAGAAAAGGTTGCTGAAGTGGAGGAACAATATCAATTCATAAATGGTCAGGGATCCCCACATCACCAGCTGTTCACAACCCAtgctttaaatatgaaagaaaaaatacaAGCGTCAAGCTCTCCAAATCTTGATCAAATAGTTGCATCTATGATTCGCGTCACTGAGGATAACACAGATGTGAAGGATATACAACAGCACATACAAGACTTCAGAAATCCTCCAACCTCTGTGCCTGATCATTATGATGATTCTGCTCTGCTGTCCGTCCACTCTGAGCCAAAACAACCCACTGTTAGTCCTCTAAGTGCCCTTCAGTCTGTTATGAACCTTCATCTTGGTAAAGCTGCCAAACCTGTGAGGCCTGTCCAGGACCCTATGAGTATGCTACTCAGGATGAGCAACAGCATGGCGGAAAGGGCTGCACTTGCCGGTCCATCTGGACACTCGACAAAACTTAGCCAGTTACATTCCGACTGCCATGAAATTTGCAGAGACCAACCAATAGACTTGTCCAAAGGCAAAAGTGAACAATGCCTCAAAGCTGCTTCTTTACCAGGCAAAGCATTGAGTTCCTTTGTGTCCGGTGCATCTGTAAGTGAACCCGCTGGTTCCAACGTAATCACACCAGTTAGTCCTTTAAGTGAAAATGCCCTCTCAGACATATCAGACATGCTGCGTAATCTATCAGGCACTCATGTTTTGAAGCCCCCAAAACTTTTATGTAGGACAGAGCAGTCAGAAATTGAGGGTGCACACATCTCGGATGAGACAGAGGACATGACCATGGTGCAAAAACGTAAAGGTAGGCAGTCACACTGGAAACCCCAACACTTGCTGATTTTGCAGGCTCAGTTCACTTTATGCCTCAGGAAGACAGCTGATGGAAAGTATGTGATATCAGACTTGAGCTCCCAGGAAAGGATGGTCATATCACATATAACAGGTCTGTCTTTGACAACCATCAGCCACTGGCTGGCCAATGTGAAATATCAGCTGAGACGGACAGGCAGAACAAAGTTTATAAAGAACATCGACTCTGGCCACCCAGTTTTCTACTGTAGTGAATGTACTACACAGTTCCAGGCTCGCTCCACATATATCTGTCACCTTGAGTCACACCTTGGGTTTAAAATGAAAGACTTAGCCAAACTTACTTCTAAGGATCTCAGCAGGAAGATTACAAAGAACTCCAGAAGCCCTCCTGTAAAATCTGCACATCCTGCTATATCACCTGCTAGAGGAAATCAGGAGCAACCACAGCCAGTACCTAtaccattattttaa